CACAGCGAACTGGCTGCTTGCAAGGCATGGGGCACAAAACCGCAAGCGCTGTGGACAATGTGTGCAGCAGCCGAGTGAGGAACAACATCCGGGAAGTGGGATATCGCTGTTTTTAGGCGCTCTGGTGGATGGTATTCCAGAGTCGCTGGTAATTGGATTAAGCTTGATTGGAGGCGGTATGATCCCATCCGCTACGCTGGCAGGTTTTTTCCTGGCAAACGTTCCCCAGGGGCTTTCCAGCGCTTCGGGCATGAAAGATGCTAGGCGATCCGCTCGCTACGTGCTCGGCGCGTGGGGAGGATTGACACTCGCCTCTGGCGTTGCAGCACTTTTAGGATACAGCATCTTCGGAGGACTTTCGACAAGCATGATCGCGTTGATGTCTGCATTTGCTGCCGGAGGGCTGTTAGCGATGCTGACGGAGACGATGATCCCCGAGGCATTCGACCAGGCGTCCGCCTTCATCGGGCTAATTACTGTAACGGGTTTTCTGGCAGCGTTTGTCATATTGAAGATAAGTCTTCACTAAACTTGCAGCTCTTCAGCAGCGGTGCCCGGCCTGATAATTCGGCCTGATAATTGACAGGGATGTCAATATATGCCACATTTATATATGTTGACAGGAGTGTCAGTATACGCTATATTTATACTGACAGGACGGTCAGTAAAACGGAGATGATGCAGTTGCCTTTACAGCTTTACGATAAAGAGCAAATTTTGGATTCCTGTTTGGCAGTGTTTGCCCGGTATGGGTATGAAAAGACATCAACAGCGATGCTGGCTGAGGCAGCTGGTATTTCCAGAGCACTGATCTTTCACCATTTCAAGAGCAAAAAAGAGCTTTATCTAAGTTTACTGGACCGATGCTTTGCCAGAGGAAGGATTGAAATGGGCTTTGACAACCTGTTGGAATATAAGGACTTTTTTGCGGCTAAAAAAGAGTTCAGTATAATTAAATTCAATTATTATAAAAAAAATCCTGATTTGTACAAATTTGTGCGAGAAGCCTTTTTTGCAACACCGTATGAATTGAAGATGGAGATTGAAGAAAAGTACGGAGAGTTGATCACCAACAGGGACAAAGAGTGGGAGCTGCTGTTTGCCAAAGTTCCCCTCCGGGAAGGCGTGGATCGCGGGCAGTCATTCAAGCTGGTCATGCTCGTACTGGATTATTTCGACAACAAATATATATCGGAATTAGCGGACGATAGCGATTTGGATGAGACGTATCTCCAAAGCTTTCTGGCTGAGAGAGACAGTTTTCTGGCTCTGGTTCGGCATGGAATCGAAAGGTAAAGGAGAGGGGTTGTAAGAATGGCTGACATGGTAAAAAGCTTCCGTGAGCTAACACCTGAACTGCAGGCCACAGCCGGCGGCAAAGGCGGCACACTGGCAAGGCTGTTCCAGGCCGGATATCCCGTGCCGGCAGGCTTCGTCGTTTTACCAACTGCTTTTCTGGATGAAAAGCTGACTGACGAAGCCTGGGATGAAGTGCGAGTTCATCTACATGCCATCACGAAGGACAATGTCAGAGCACAGTTTGCCGTAAGGTCGTCAGCTTTGAGTGAAGATTCGGCTCGGACTTCCTTTGCCGGGGAATTTGAAACAGTACTTAACGTAGAATCGGATAAAGAGATACAGGAAGCGATCTATACAGTTTTCAGATCAAGAGAAGCTGAACGAGTGAAAGCCTACAGTGCTATTCAGGGTATGGATCAGTTACACCAGATTGCGGTAGTGGTTCAGCTGATGGTGCCGTCGGAGATTTCCGGCGTATTATTTACTGCCGATCCGTTTACCGGCAGTTTTGCCAGCATGATAGGTAATTATGTCCATGGTTTGGGTGAGCGGCTGGTATCCGGTGAGGTAGATGCACATACTTTCAAATTGATGCGGCCAAAAGGGAAATATGACGGCCCGGAAGAATTTAAGAAACACGCCCCGGTGCTGTAGCAATATGCTGCAAGGCTCGAGAGAGAACTGGGTGCCCCACAGGATATCGAATGGGCGGTTGCGAAAGGAAAACTGTACCTGCTGCAGGCAAGGCCGATAACCACACTGACAGAGGGCAATCTGGACACCTATGAAATAAACGAAAGCCTGGCCGGTGATGCCCTTTGGGTAAATACCAATGTGGGGGAGGCAATCCCTGATGTTATTACACCGTTTACCTGGAGTCTGGTAAGGGGCCTGGACAATGAGTCCGGTTTCATTCCTGGATACTATCTATGGTCCGGCAATATCTGCGGCAGAATATACTCAAATATCAGCCAGAGATTATCCGCAATTACGGCACTATACGGTTGGGATGCCAAACGGGCCATGACGCTAATCGGTGAAATTTTTGGTCATATTCCTGAAGATTTAAGCGTACCCGTATATCCATTTTCACGGTTTCATTTGATTAAGGAGATGCTGCCAGGGATAAAGCGTCTAATCTGGAATACTTTAAAAGCCTCTAAAAATATGCCGTCGTTTCTCAATGACACACCTGTCTGGTGCGGAAAGATGACAGAACGGATCGGAAAAATAAAGACAGAGGCAGAGCTGCTGTCGTTGTGGAAAGATGAGCTCCAGCCTTATAGCTTCAAGGCCTGGTGGATGCATATCACAGCAGGCAGCAAAGCAGTGCTTGCTTTGAGATTAAATAAGAAGCTTGCAAAGTTGGTAGGAACGGAAGATGCGAATGCGCTTCTGTCCAACTTAAGAGGAAGCTCCGAACTGGCAAGTCTTGGGCCGATCACAGGCATTTCCAGGGTTATCAAGGGAGAAATGAGCCGGGAAGAATATTTGCTGCAGTACGGCCACCGGGGACCCCATGAGTTTGAGCTGTCCATACCTGGTCCTGCTGAGGATAATACCTGGCTGGAGAGGCAGGTAGAGGAATTTGGAAAGATGGATGTGGATGGGCTTTTAGAGAGACAGCATACTCAATTCGAAGCAGCCAGGAAGAGATTTCAGGAGCGTTTTCCCAATAAAGTAAAATGGCTTGATAAGCAGCTGGCGAAAGCATCGGAAGGCACTCGCCTCAGGGAAGCAGCCCGTTCGGAGTTGGTAAGGGTATTAAGAGTTGTTCGGGCCTTTGCGCTTAAAACAGGAGAGCTTACGGGAATAGGGGACAGTGTATTTTTCCTCTATGTTAATGAAGTTGAAAACTTGCTTGCAGGAGACAATTCAGCACTGAAGTATGTTCCCGCAAGAAAAGAGAACTATGAGAAATATAAAGCTCTGCCGCCGTTCCCGTCAATTATCCGGGGAAGATTCGATCCCTTCGAATGGGCAAAGGACCCCGATAGAAGACTTGATTACTACGATGCTACTATGCCGGTTGCTACTGCGCCTTATTCGGAAATGCTCAGAGGATTTGCCGGAGCAGCCGGCAAGGTAGAAGGGAGGGTGCGCGTTCTGGCAAATCCCGAAGAAGGCGAAATGCTGCAGCCAGGTGAAATTCTGGTCGCCACAACCACCAATGTTGGATGGACACCTCTATTCCCTCGAGCCGCAGCAATAGTCACCGATATAGGAGCTCCGCTGTCCCACGCTGCCATAGTAGCCAGAGAACTTGGTATTCCTGCTGTTGTGGGATGTGGCAACGCCACTCTAAGGCTAAAAACAGGAGACAGGGTTATAGTTGACGGTGGACAGGGAACTGTACATATATTGAAGTGAAAAGTCAATTTTTACATTTTAAAATGAGTCGGTACGTCAAATTTTTTGGATATTTTCGGGCATATTCGAAAGCGTTGTGACCAACTGTACTTTTAGGGGTAATACTAGCCTATCTAAGTCTTATCTTTACGCCAACCAGGAGATTCGTAATCGGATTGAGGCCTTGCGCAAGCAGCAGGAAGGTGTTTCCTCTAAGCTGGTGAAGCAAGAGATGACCGATAGCAGCAAAGATGTTTTTTTGGCCGCGAAGAACAAAAGGATTCATGAGTTGGAGGAAGAGGTCAAACATCTCAAAGGTGAGCTTCAGCGCCTAAGAGGGCAATTGTATGAGAAGGGGCTTTAAGCTACGTTGAGGACATATCCACAACGCGAACGAAAGAAATGGCTGAGTTTTTGGGTCGGGAGTTAAGATAACTTGAAGAAAAGGTAAAGATACATAAGCGGCAGCTGGCTCTACTGGAAAAAAACAATCAGCAATGCATAAAAAAGTTATACAGTTTATGCGGTTTTGACAAAAAATAAAGAGGAGGATTACTATGAATGAGAAAGTAGTAGAACAACAGGAGAGAAACATAATTATAGAAGCAGCAAAGCTTGCCGATCGTGCACAGATCAGCGAATTGCTGAGCCGCTTCTGCAGCGTTGTAGACGATAAATGCATCAGCGTTGCGACGGTGGCGGCTGTTTTCACACCGGATGGCCGCTTCGTGTCTCCCAATGGCGCGGCAGCTGTCGGTCCTGAGGTTATTGCCGAAGAAAAAAGCAAGAGCTTCAGCCGGTTCCGCGCAACGCACCACGTCACTAGCGACCATATCATCGACCTCGACGGGGACACCGCTCACCTACGAGCTAATATGACAGCGATGCACCTGTGGGCTGAAGAGGAGAGTGATCCGAGGTCGCTGCAATCGCATTTTGTTGCCGGAGGTGTTTTTGAAGCGGTCGCGGTACGTACCAGCGACGGGTGGCGGTTCAGCGAACTGAAGTCGCGTATTACGTGGCGAACGGGTGCAAGTCTGCCTGTAATGGCGAAGATGGGTAAACCAAGGGACTGACGGGAAGAATCGGTAGGCACGCATCGGCAGAAGCATTGGCAAGGAGGCCGAGTGGACTGGCTGGAAAGGCGTATGGGAAAGTACTGCCTGCTGCCCAATAACGAAGTTGAAAAATGCCGAACTGGAGTTCGCAGATATCCTTCAATGAAAAAACTACCCCGAAGTAAGTTGTAACAATGCTTTTGGGCAATTCGCCTTTTAACCGGTTTTACAATATAACCAACAATGACAGTTGCAATGAAGCCTGCAGCCAAAGGAATAATATTTTTTCTCACAAACTCGGCTGGCTCAACGCCGCAGATTGCTGCTACCGGAATAACGCCCCAAGGGATGATTGTTCCTCCGCATACCCATACGGCAGCTATTTGTCCGAGCGCTGCAAGTCCTTCTCTGCTTATGTGTAACGAAAGAATGGCTGAGTTTTTGGGCCGGGGGTTAAGATAATGTCAGCCAGATGTCAACTCGCTGAATAAAAATTAGATAGGGAATTTGTTAATAATCTCATTATACTCATGCTGCGCTTCTGTGATTACAGGCTTTGAGTATACTTCTAAGACTTCCTGCTTTTATGACCAATGTATAGTTATATTAACGCATCATTTTTATGATGTTGAATCTAACTTGAACTTCGCGACAGAGATGCTTCTACTAGGATTCGAGAGCAAAATCACTAAAACAGGGATTGAAACCAGGTAGTATTAACATCCGAAATTATCTCATGATCAAACTTTCTTGTTCTGATTAACTTCTTTAGTTTTCTGTTAATGATTTTTTTACATATTCTACAGCATCAGCTATTACAGACACGCCAAAGTCGTTTCCATACTCTTTAAACCTTAAACAAAATGCTTGAGCTATAATTAAAGAATGTGGCAAAGAAATATGAAAATTTATATAATTCATACGCATAAAATCTTTAATGTCATCCAAAACATATTTGGGAACTATTGAATGCGACACGTTGGATGATCTCCCAATGAAGTTATTTTTTTACTGAATATATTTTCTTTTTATCATATAACAACGTTTCATTTTTACTTGTTTTATTATTTTTATTTTTTAGTAATACGTTCTCTAACATGGGAAATCTTTATGTATCTGAACGCATTTTTATTGATGTGTAACTCAAATTTACTTGATTTGCTTGAAAAACGGCATTTTCCTCCCTAAATCTGCACTGTAGTTTTTCAGGAGTGGTTTGCCATTTACCTCTCCTGAAATCTGCTGTCTTCCTGCACTAATTCATTTACGAGTAAGGTCCACTAAAACAAGGATTGAAACACTGTAACATAAAGTTGTTAAAGCGCCAAAAATGAAAACTCTTTACAAAATCGGAATTGGTCTTATGTGGTTTTCTACATCAAAAATTGTTGGTACTACACTTAGTGTGTAGTATCCGGAAATTCTTAAAAGGCAGTTACATCGAAGTAGCTGGCACATAAGCGGTGAAAGGAACTGCTTGAGACTCAGAATTTACGGCTTCTCCTTCAAAGACATATACTGGTAAAGCGGAATCCTGTTCTTCGCCTGCAGGCTCCATCCAATAGGCAAGATAAATATTCTTGATGCTTACCTTATCGATTGTATCCAGGTTTGCCGTTAAGAACATGGCTTTGCCATTTTGCAGTTCAGTATAGGCAGTCTCAGCTGTTTTAATATTCGCTTTTTCCTTAGATATCTCTACATCTTTCCACGCCTTGAACAAACCAACGACTTCACCCTTCTCTCCGATATATACCTTTATTTTGTTACCAGGACCAACAATGGGTATGCCATTAATCTCTCTTGCAGATGCAACTACCTGAAGCACCACATCGTACTCTTCCAGGACTTTTCCTGTACTTTTCTCAGACTCTAACTGCTTATCAGCAACAACTTTATCCAGTTTAGCATCAGACGGAAGAAGATTCATTTTTGCAAGGAAGCTCTCTGCAATTTTTATTGCCTCTGCATCCGATGGTAAATCCGGCTGTGATGAAACTACGGGGCTCATTTTTTCAGGTACGGAATAAAATATTGCTCCTGATTTCTCATAGACCATCAAATGTTCAGTTCCATCTTCACTCAGCATACCTATTTTCCCGGTCCCGGCAGGACCGGCTTCTCCGGTAAAACCAAAACGTTGTCCTATTTCTTCGACATATTCAGATGATACCGTGGGTGCTTTCGTCTCTAAAATAGGAAATGTACTTTCTAACTCTGGAAAAGAAGTTTCCAGCGTAAATCCCACTGATGAATCAATGCCTGCCTCGTTTGTCGGGAGAACGGTGCCTGCCTGAGTATGTAACGCCATGCTAATTCCGAATATTGTAAGTATGGATACTATCCCCGCCAAAACCAATATTTTATTTTTCAATTTGCTCCCTCCTTTCAACAGTTATAAGTCCATGTAGTGAATTGATCATCCACAGCAGGATCGGAAATTACCGTACCCTGGCCCCATATTTTGTCATTGCCACAAGTTGATGTTTCACCAAATACTTTTAGAGTAACGCCTGCAGGCTGATTGATATCTATCCCATAGAACCAGGCATTCTTTACCGTATATGCATCATCGTTTGCACCATCATCAATTAGATAACCAGCCCAGTTCTCTCCGTCACCAGCATAATTATATGCCGTGGTGGAAAAACCACATATCAAATGAGCACCTTGTAAGGACTCTGAAAAATCGTTGTTGCTTAGAGTATTACATGCATGTAGACCGATCCATTCTAAATCGTAGTCTCCCCATTCAGCTTCATTAGCATAAACTTTCTCTGTGTATGCAGATACATCAAGTTTTCCAGCAGAACCATGTCCCTGGTAGAACGCAATGTCTACACCATCAATATAAGTAGTATCCGAACCACTCTGTTCGAAATGAGCAGCTTTTGCGTTGCTATCTCCTTTGTTGAACTTCTTTGTCCACCCAGCGTTCCCGATACGATTATAAAAACCCACAGCAGAATCATCACTATTAGGTAAGTCCGCATACGGGTAGGTATAATCGCATACCCATTCAATCCCAACTTCCGGACTTGATGAATCGCTATCATCGCCCGTACCAGCGCTTGCTGGCAATGTTAGTGCTGCAAGGATACATAAGACCAACATGGTTGTTCTAATTCCATATCTACTTCCGTTCATGCACTATCTCCATTATTTTTTTCACAAAACAATTAATTTGTATTGTATTATGGAGTAGATATGAAAAATTAATAAAAGGTCGTAATATGTTCGGAAAAAACCGAATTTCAGAAACTGCCTGCTGCCTTCTCACATTACTAAAAAAAATGTTTTTTCTCTATCCCTACACCCCATTGCCTTAAACTAGAATAGAAAAGTATGACGCTTATTACAATAAAAAGCAGGCCTGCTAAAAGATAAAGTGTTATATCATAGGCACTTTCCGCTGGAGGATATGTACTTTGTCCCAAATAATCTGTCATGAATTTGGCGATGTATGTAAAGCCACATGCAACTGACACGACAGAGAAAGATAAAAGAACCAGTATCTTATTCTTTTCCTGTGGACGCAAGAGAATTATGCCTTTTTCTGTTATTTCATAGTATATCCATTTGTGGGTTCCCTCTTTTTTCCTTACCAAGCCAGCATCGAGTAACTTTTCTAAATGTTCATGAACTGTCGATTTTGCCAGATTTTCAGTTTTCGAGAGTTCTGTGATCGTCATACATCTTGCATCAAGTTTTCTTAAAATCGAAATCCTTGATATT
The genomic region above belongs to Methanosarcina horonobensis HB-1 = JCM 15518 and contains:
- a CDS encoding ZIP family metal transporter, producing MLDVLEAGFWGLIAGLGLFLGALVGYFVELRHHVIATIMGFGGGVLISILSFDLMEEAYELTGFEMTAAGFLAGGLVFSTANWLLARHGAQNRKRCGQCVQQPSEEQHPGSGISLFLGALVDGIPESLVIGLSLIGGGMIPSATLAGFFLANVPQGLSSASGMKDARRSARYVLGAWGGLTLASGVAALLGYSIFGGLSTSMIALMSAFAAGGLLAMLTETMIPEAFDQASAFIGLITVTGFLAAFVILKISLH
- a CDS encoding TetR/AcrR family transcriptional regulator: MDSCLAVFARYGYEKTSTAMLAEAAGISRALIFHHFKSKKELYLSLLDRCFARGRIEMGFDNLLEYKDFFAAKKEFSIIKFNYYKKNPDLYKFVREAFFATPYELKMEIEEKYGELITNRDKEWELLFAKVPLREGVDRGQSFKLVMLVLDYFDNKYISELADDSDLDETYLQSFLAERDSFLALVRHGIER
- a CDS encoding PEP-utilizing enzyme, which produces MGEAIPDVITPFTWSLVRGLDNESGFIPGYYLWSGNICGRIYSNISQRLSAITALYGWDAKRAMTLIGEIFGHIPEDLSVPVYPFSRFHLIKEMLPGIKRLIWNTLKASKNMPSFLNDTPVWCGKMTERIGKIKTEAELLSLWKDELQPYSFKAWWMHITAGSKAVLALRLNKKLAKLVGTEDANALLSNLRGSSELASLGPITGISRVIKGEMSREEYLLQYGHRGPHEFELSIPGPAEDNTWLERQVEEFGKMDVDGLLERQHTQFEAARKRFQERFPNKVKWLDKQLAKASEGTRLREAARSELVRVLRVVRAFALKTGELTGIGDSVFFLYVNEVENLLAGDNSALKYVPARKENYEKYKALPPFPSIIRGRFDPFEWAKDPDRRLDYYDATMPVATAPYSEMLRGFAGAAGKVEGRVRVLANPEEGEMLQPGEILVATTTNVGWTPLFPRAAAIVTDIGAPLSHAAIVARELGIPAVVGCGNATLRLKTGDRVIVDGGQGTVHILK
- a CDS encoding DUF6262 family protein yields the protein MTNCTFRGNTSLSKSYLYANQEIRNRIEALRKQQEGVSSKLVKQEMTDSSKDVFLAAKNKRIHELEEEVKHLKGELQRLRGQLYEKGL
- a CDS encoding nuclear transport factor 2 family protein encodes the protein MNEKVVEQQERNIIIEAAKLADRAQISELLSRFCSVVDDKCISVATVAAVFTPDGRFVSPNGAAAVGPEVIAEEKSKSFSRFRATHHVTSDHIIDLDGDTAHLRANMTAMHLWAEEESDPRSLQSHFVAGGVFEAVAVRTSDGWRFSELKSRITWRTGASLPVMAKMGKPRD
- a CDS encoding DUF6345 domain-containing protein, producing the protein MNGSRYGIRTTMLVLCILAALTLPASAGTGDDSDSSSPEVGIEWVCDYTYPYADLPNSDDSAVGFYNRIGNAGWTKKFNKGDSNAKAAHFEQSGSDTTYIDGVDIAFYQGHGSAGKLDVSAYTEKVYANEAEWGDYDLEWIGLHACNTLSNNDFSESLQGAHLICGFSTTAYNYAGDGENWAGYLIDDGANDDAYTVKNAWFYGIDINQPAGVTLKVFGETSTCGNDKIWGQGTVISDPAVDDQFTTWTYNC
- a CDS encoding helix-turn-helix domain-containing protein; protein product: MTSENVILDLKSFIALSSISRISILRKLDARCMTITELSKTENLAKSTVHEHLEKLLDAGLVRKKEGTHKWIYYEITEKGIILLRPQEKNKILVLLSFSVVSVACGFTYIAKFMTDYLGQSTYPPAESAYDITLYLLAGLLFIVISVILFYSSLRQWGVGIEKKHFF